GGTTCGTGCGCGTGAACGACTATGACTACACCGCAATGTGTCGCGGCTCGCGCGATGCCGACTCGTCACTAATGCTGTTCCAGGATTCACGGAACCATGTTCTCATCCATGTTGAGAATGGGATGCTGCATTGCGAGACGCTATCCGCCGGCGTAAGCACCGCGACCTCGTATAAGATGTCGAAGGATGCGGCGTGGATTGGCGTTCGGCTGTATGGCAACATGGTGTCGTGCCTCACCGCCTCGGAAGATTCTGGCTCGGAGTTCGGCTTCGCCTGCCCGTCGTTGCCGTTGCGTGTGGGGCAGGGCCTGCCGCACAACGCCACCGTGCTCACCTCCTTCGATGCGAGATTCCTCAGCACCGAGTGGTCGGGCGGCTTCGTGGGATGTCTGGCCGGCGTATGATTGCGTGTTCAGCCGTTCAGCGCCCGCGTGCTGTTGCGGACGATCAGACTGGTGGGCAGGATCACGCTTGACGGTGTTTCTCCCTGTGTGGCTTGTATCAGCATGCGCGTGGCGACACCTGCCATCTCTTGTAGCGGTTGGCGGACGGTGGTGAGCGCGGGGCCCATGAACGCGGCGGTCTGCACGTCATCGAACCCGACGACGGAAAGATCCTCTGGAATGCGCAATCCGAGTTGCCGTGCCGCCTCATAGACGCCCATGGCCTGAAGATCGTTGCCTGCGAATATGGCGGTGGGGCGGGTGTCGGGGTTCTCAAGCATTGCCATGGCTTGCGCGTATCCGCTGGGAGTGGTGAAATCACCCTCGGTGACCAGTGCCGGATCCACGGATATGCCTTTCTCCGCCAGTGCGGACGAGTATCCATCCAGACGTGCGCGCGAGCACATCATGTAATCCGGTCCAGTGACGATGCCGATGTGGGTATGTCCCAAAGAAAGCAGATGGCGTGTTGCGATGACGCCGCCGGTCCAGTTGTCGGCCTGCACCGACAGACTGTCGGCGGAAGGATCTCCGGAAGGATCAAACACCACGAAGGGGATGTTGCGGGCCTTGAGTTTGGTGCGTTCCGTTTTGGACAGATTGGAGAACACAAGGATTGCGCCAAGCGGTTGGCGGCGAAGCATGCCGTCGAGCCATGAGGGGTCGGGGTGTTGTTTGGTGCCGCCTTCGGTGACAGTGACGCTGAGATCATGTTGTTTGGCCTCGGCGAGAACACCTCGGAGGACTTCCAGGGCCCAGACCGTTTCAACGTCTTCGAACACCACCTCAATTAGCCGTTGCTGTTTGATGGCTGCGTGACGTCGGGTGTATCCGTTGGACTGCAAAGCTTCGGTGACTTTCGCTCTTGTTTTCGCAGAGACGTCAGCTCTGCCGTTGAGCACTTTGGAAACGGTCGCCAAGGAGACTCCTGTCTGAGCGGCGATATCGGACAATTGCACGCGTTTGCTGACCTGATTCGGTGAGGTAGCGCTCATTGTAGGCTCCTTCGCTGATGTTGCAACGAGTCTATCACGAAAGTTTCGATAATGGTGTCGACACGCCGATTGAGGCGATGCGACATATTTTTATAGGTGTCTTTTTGTTGAAAATACTCTATTTATCAGGTTTTCTACAATAGAGTCGTCTTAGTTAGTTTGACCATTTAATCAAATGGTGTTATCGTAAGTATCGACGAAAAAAAGTCAAAGTTTTCGATAAGATATATTGAACGAGTTCGAAGGAGAACTACTGAAAATCATGTGTCGCAAGCCAGAGAAGGCGATGGCACATATTTCGAAAAGCTGTTTCAGATGCGGCTTCTTCGTGTGATGTGAAATACATCTGTCGAAAACTTTCGTTGTGGATACGTGGGTGTCTACAGCGAAACCGGTAAGGAGAATGCATATGAAGCTCAAGTCCATTGCCGCTGCGGCTCTTGCTGTGACGACGCTGGTAAGCGTCGCCGCCTGCGGCAGCGCATCCGATACGAACGCCGACGGTCAAGTCGAAATCGTGATGTGGCATAATTCGACCACAGGCGATGGCAAGCAGTTCTGGGAGGACGCCGCTGCGGCCTTCGAGGAGGAGAATCCTAACGTCACCATCAAAATCGAAGCCATCCAGAATGAGGATATGGACGGCAAGCTGCAAACCGCTTTGCAGGATCCCGACTCCGCTCCCGATATCTTCCTCGCCCGCGGCGGGCAGAAGCTTCGGGATGTTGTGGAGGCCGGACAGGCTATGGATCTGACCGATAAGATTTCGGACACGGTGAAGACTCAGATGGCGACCGCTCTTGATGCCGATACCATTGATGGCAAGATCTACGGCATTCCGCAATCCGTGCTTCCCGGTGGTATGTGGTATTCCAAGGATCTGTTCGCCCAGGCCGGCATCACCGAAACCCCGACCACGTGGGACGAGTTCAAAACCGTCGTGCAGAAGCTCAAGGATGCCGGCATCACACCGATCGCCGTCGGCGGCAAGGACGCATGGCCGGCCGCCCACTGGTGGTACTGGTTCGCTTTGCGCGAATGCTCGGCTGAGACTTTCGAACAGGCCCAGTCCGACAAGGACTTCAGCGACAAATGCTGGACTCGTACCGGCGATGACGTGCAGGAGCTGATCGATCTCGATGCGTTCAATGAGGGATATCTGACCACTCCGGCGCAGCAAGGCGCGAGCTCATCAGCCGGTCTGCTCGCCAATCACATGGCCGCCATGGAACTCATGGGTGGTTGGGAGCCTGGTGTGGTTCGTGATCTCACCCCCGACCAGACCGATATGGAAGACCTCGGCTACTTCGCCTTCCCGACCATTGACGGAGGCGAAGGCGACGAGAGCGCGATCATGGGCGGCTCGGACGGTATGTCAGTCGGCGCCTGGGCCCCGGACGAGGCCGTCGACTTCCTCAACTTCGTCTCCGAAAAGGAATGGCAGGAGAAGTACGCGGAGGCGTTCTCCACCATCCCCGCCTCCGTGGAAGCGCAGGAAGTGGTGACGAACGAGGCGCTGAAGCAGGTGCTTGATGTCTACAACAACGCTTCGTCCGTCTCGATGTGGCTGGACACCGTGTTCGGGCAGAACATCGGCAACGCGCTCAACGAAGGCGTCGTCAACATGATGGCCGGACAGGGCACCGCCGAAGACATCGTCAAGGGCGTCGAGGACGCGGCCGCCAAGGGCTGACCGTCCGTCTGAGACACGGCATGGCAAGACGGTGACGGTCCGTTCGGACCGTCACCGCCACTAAAAGGAAGGCAAGCAAGACCATGGCAAAGAGGCAGTCGAGCCAACGCGGACCGCGGCTGATGAACGATAAGACGAGGAAGCGGATCGAGATAGGGGTGCTCTCCGCCCCCGCGCTGATCATGTTCTTCACCTTCGTGATTCTGCCGGTGTTTCTGGCGGCGTACTATGGCTTCTACAAATGGAAGGGATACGGCACGCCGAGCGTGAACGGTGAGTTCGTAGGCCTGAACAACTACAAGATCATCCTCACGGATCCCAGTTTCCAGGAAGCTCTTGGACATACCCTTTTCGTCGTGGTCGCGTCGTTGGTCATCCAGGGGCCGCTGGCCATCCTGTTCGCCCTGCTGCTGAACCAGAAGTTCAAAGGGCGCGCGCTTATCCGAACGCTGATCTTCGTTCCGTATGTCGTTTCCGAGGTCATCGTCGGTACGGGCTGGAGCCTGATGCTGCAAAGCACCGGCGCCGTCAACGCGTTGCTGGAAAAAATCGGTATCGACGGCGCCGATTGGATATCCGATCCCAACATCGCCATCTGGACATTGATGTTCATCATCTCGTGGAAATACATCGGATTCGCCGTGATCCTCATGATCGCCGGCATGCAGGCGATTCCCGAAGAGCTGTACGAGGCGGCGCGCGTCGACGGAGCCGGATTCTGGCGCATGCAGTGGAGCATCACGCTTCCGTTGCTTGGCCCGACCATCAGGATCTGGGCGTTCATGTCGATCATCGGTTCGCTGCAGCTGTTCGACCTGGTCTATATCATCTGGGGACAGTACGTATCGTCCACCGCGGGCACTTCCACGATGGCCACCTATATGGTGCGTGAGGGACGCCTCGCCAATAACTACGGCTATGGTTCGGCCGTCGCCGTGGTCATCTTCTTTATTTCGTTGGTCATCGCCCTGACCTATCAGCGTTTCGTTCTGAATCGTGACCTCGATGGCGCGCTCACCGACGCCAAAGACAAGAAGCGTCGCGAGCGGCGCGCCCAGAAGGAAGCGGCGAAGCTTGCGAAGAAGTCGGTTCGTCCGATCGCAATGAGCAGTGAGGTGGCATGAAATGACAACCGCAGTCAATGGAGCAATCGTATCCAAGAACACCAATAGGAAAGGCGATCCCTACGCCTTGAGGAAATCCTCGAAGACTCCGTGGGGCAATCCGATCGTCTACTTCTTCTCGCTGCTGTTGGTCGGCATCTGCGTCGGCCCGGTGGTGTACATCATCATCGGCGGCTTCCGCACCAACTCGCAGATCACCCGTGATCCGGCTGGATTGCCCGATCCATGGAATTTTGAGAACTACAAGACGGTGTTCACGTCGGATGTGTTCTGGGGAGAACTCGTCAATTCGTTGATCGTGGGCCTCGGCACCATGGTCGGCGTCGTGGTGCTGGCTCTGATGGTCAGCTTCGTCATTGCCCGGTACCAATTCAAATTCAACGGGCTGCTGTATTCGCTGTTTGCGGCGGGCATGATGTTCCCCATCACCGTGGCCATCACTCCGCTGTACCTGCTGTTGAGGAACCTGCATCTGGTCAATTCCCATCTTGGTCTGATTCTTCCTCAGATAGCGTTCGGATTGCCGCAGGCTATCATCATTCTGGTTCCCTTCCTCAAATCCATCCCCGAAGAGTTGGAGGAGGCCGCGGAATTGGACGGCTGCTCCCGTCTGGGATTCTTCGCCCGTATGGTGCTGCCTTTGAGTTGGCCCGGCGTGGCCACCGTCGGCATCCTCAGCTTCGTCAGCAGCTGGAACGCCTACATGCTGCCGCTGT
Above is a window of Bifidobacterium eulemuris DNA encoding:
- a CDS encoding LacI family DNA-binding transcriptional regulator: MSATSPNQVSKRVQLSDIAAQTGVSLATVSKVLNGRADVSAKTRAKVTEALQSNGYTRRHAAIKQQRLIEVVFEDVETVWALEVLRGVLAEAKQHDLSVTVTEGGTKQHPDPSWLDGMLRRQPLGAILVFSNLSKTERTKLKARNIPFVVFDPSGDPSADSLSVQADNWTGGVIATRHLLSLGHTHIGIVTGPDYMMCSRARLDGYSSALAEKGISVDPALVTEGDFTTPSGYAQAMAMLENPDTRPTAIFAGNDLQAMGVYEAARQLGLRIPEDLSVVGFDDVQTAAFMGPALTTVRQPLQEMAGVATRMLIQATQGETPSSVILPTSLIVRNSTRALNG
- a CDS encoding carbohydrate ABC transporter permease, whose product is MAKRQSSQRGPRLMNDKTRKRIEIGVLSAPALIMFFTFVILPVFLAAYYGFYKWKGYGTPSVNGEFVGLNNYKIILTDPSFQEALGHTLFVVVASLVIQGPLAILFALLLNQKFKGRALIRTLIFVPYVVSEVIVGTGWSLMLQSTGAVNALLEKIGIDGADWISDPNIAIWTLMFIISWKYIGFAVILMIAGMQAIPEELYEAARVDGAGFWRMQWSITLPLLGPTIRIWAFMSIIGSLQLFDLVYIIWGQYVSSTAGTSTMATYMVREGRLANNYGYGSAVAVVIFFISLVIALTYQRFVLNRDLDGALTDAKDKKRRERRAQKEAAKLAKKSVRPIAMSSEVA
- a CDS encoding ABC transporter substrate-binding protein encodes the protein MKLKSIAAAALAVTTLVSVAACGSASDTNADGQVEIVMWHNSTTGDGKQFWEDAAAAFEEENPNVTIKIEAIQNEDMDGKLQTALQDPDSAPDIFLARGGQKLRDVVEAGQAMDLTDKISDTVKTQMATALDADTIDGKIYGIPQSVLPGGMWYSKDLFAQAGITETPTTWDEFKTVVQKLKDAGITPIAVGGKDAWPAAHWWYWFALRECSAETFEQAQSDKDFSDKCWTRTGDDVQELIDLDAFNEGYLTTPAQQGASSSAGLLANHMAAMELMGGWEPGVVRDLTPDQTDMEDLGYFAFPTIDGGEGDESAIMGGSDGMSVGAWAPDEAVDFLNFVSEKEWQEKYAEAFSTIPASVEAQEVVTNEALKQVLDVYNNASSVSMWLDTVFGQNIGNALNEGVVNMMAGQGTAEDIVKGVEDAAAKG
- a CDS encoding carbohydrate ABC transporter permease, producing MTTAVNGAIVSKNTNRKGDPYALRKSSKTPWGNPIVYFFSLLLVGICVGPVVYIIIGGFRTNSQITRDPAGLPDPWNFENYKTVFTSDVFWGELVNSLIVGLGTMVGVVVLALMVSFVIARYQFKFNGLLYSLFAAGMMFPITVAITPLYLLLRNLHLVNSHLGLILPQIAFGLPQAIIILVPFLKSIPEELEEAAELDGCSRLGFFARMVLPLSWPGVATVGILSFVSSWNAYMLPLFLLNDSSKYTLPLGVQMFSSQHSVDTAQVLAFTSLSMIPALICFTIFQKKIVGGLTGAVKG